A segment of the Chloroflexota bacterium genome:
ATTGGTCACGATGCGCAGGAGCCAGGACTTGAAGGAGCCACCGCGAAAGTTCCGCAGCGCGCGGAACGCCTTGAGGAACCCGTCCTGCGTAGCGTCCGCTGCCGCATCGGGATCTCCCAAGACGCGATAAGCCACGTTATAAGCCAACCCCTGGTATGTCAACACCAGCTGGTTGAAGGCGGACAGTTCGCCCCGTTGCGCGGCTTGAATGAGCTCCCCTTCGTCCATACTCGGTGACGCTCCGAGCGTTGTCAATCGGCCTCGTGGGCTTTCTGGCGGGAAAACGGCTCATCTTGCGGCTCATTTGACGTTTCGCCCGGAATGGGCTATACTGAAAAACGTCAGCGTGCCGAAGTGGCGGAACTGGCAGACGCGCACGACTCAAAATCGTGTGGGGTTATCCCGTGTGGGTTCGACTCCCACCTTCGGCATCTGCCAGATGGGTTTTTAGCCTCCTTGTCGCATTATACCAGGGAACCAGAAAGGTGGCTAAAACCTTCTCAGAAGATGACGTTATGATAACTTGCGAACAGGCTGGGGGCATGGAGCACGATCCGTTCCTGCCCCCTGCTTATTGTCTTCACGTGGACGCATCCGGTATGGCGAGTAAGTCGCTCCAGCTTAACCCTTGGCTCCTTCTCCTCTCCCTGTCCCTGGCCCTGCTCATCATGACCGGGTGTCAGCGCGTGGAGGACGGAAAGGATCTCTCACCCGCGGAGAAGGAGGCCCAGGCCGTACAGATCGCGGCGGACTTTGCTCAGGATGCGGATCTGGAGCAAGCACAGACCAGGCTTCACGCCCTCGACGTGCCCAACGCGGAGCAATGGCTGGCCATGTTGGCCGAGCGCTATATCCACGAGGGCAAGGACGACGCCGCGACCGATCATCTGGTGGCGTTGTCCATGGCACTGGGAGTGAAAACGGCCACGATGGCGCGCTACGCCACGGCCAGGTTCACGGCCACGCCGGTGGCGACGCACGCGTCCACCTCCGCGCCGGAGGTCTCCCCCACGTTTACCTTCACGCCCGTGCCGCCGACGGCAACGCCCACCCCTGTATTGCCCACCCCCACTCCCACGGTCACTCCCATCCCCCAAGCCGTGGTTCAGGCGGATGTGCTCAATGTGCGATCCGGCCCCAGCACGGACTACCCGATTGTGGGGCGACTCGCCGCCGGGGATGCGGTGACGATCACCGGACAAAACGCCGCGGGCACATGGTGGCAAGTCTGCTGTGCAGGCGAGAAGTCGGGGTGGATCTACGGGGCCCTGGCGGAGTCACAAGGCGAGACCGGCGACGTGCCGGTTGTGCGTGATGTCCCCCCACCGCCTCCGACGCCGACCCCCCTGCCCCCTACGGCAACGCCCGTGCCACAGCCGCAGGTAGATTTCCGCGTGGCCAGCACCCGGCTGCTGAGCATCCAGGAGAATGGCGGGTGTGTGGGCATGCACAACATCTTCGTGACCGTGATAGACGCCGCTGGAGCCCCGCTTGACGGCATCCAGGTTGGGCGCGTTTGGGTGCCCGATGACATCAAGGTGACCGGCGCTGATGGGAAGGGACCCGGCCGCGTCGTCTTCGATCTGTTCAAACACGGCGACCAGGTCCGCGTGCTGAACTTCAGCAGCGAGACCACCCGCCCCCTGGAAGTGGAAGACGAGAAGATCCCCATTCCGGAGCTCATTGGGGCCGGATATTGCCCGGATGAGGCGGAATGCCGCCGCCTCATCAACGAAAATCGACTCTGCCGCTATCACTACTCGTGGGAGGTGATCTTCCAAAGGACGTGGTAGCTGACACGCTCGCTTCAGGCAATGGTAGGACAATCGACAGGCGAGCGACTTGGACGATCTGGCCATTATCGGTTATCTTTATCCATGGCAAAGCACGCAGCGCAATATCGAGATGCATAGGGGGATTTCATAGTGAATGCCCGTATCCTGAAAGAGACGCCACTTTTCTCCTTGCTATCCGAACCCGACCTGGAACGGATAGCGGAGCGGCTGCAGCCTCAAGAGCTGGCCCAAGGTGAGCATCTCTTCAACATCGGTGACGAGGCGAGGGCCTTGTACATCGTCCGCTCGGGCTGGGTACGCCTGGTCTCGAGCGGGGGGGATGTGCTGGCCAGCCTGGGTCCCGGCAGCGTGATCGGAGAGGCGGACCTGTTCCGCGGCCATCCACGCTCTACCGGCGCCATCGCGGCGACCCCACTGGAGCTGTGGGAGTTGAGCGACGACGATCTCACCGAGCTGATCACGCAACATCCGCCATTGGGCGTCGCCCTCAGCCGGGCCTTCGGGGGACATGTGGTGCAGATGGAGGCCTACCTGACATCCAGGCTGCACCATGTGGCGGGGCTGGAGGAGGTGAACGAGGACGACCTCGCCGCCCTAGCCCGCCTCCTGGAGCCCGTCGACGTCCCCAGCGGACAGGTGCTCTTCCAGGCCGGGGATCGCCCCGAGGCCCTGTTCATCATCGAGTCAGGGAAGATCACCCTGCTGCCGGGCGAGCAGGGCGGCGAGCCGAAGACCCTGTCCGAGGGACAGCTCTTCGGCGAGATGGCGTTGCTCACCAATAAGCCACATTTCTATGGCGCTCAGGCGGCCACGGACGCGCTGTTGTGGATGCTGGGCCGCGATGAGTTCCAAATGCTGATTCACCGACATTCCGGGCTGGCCAGGGCCCTGAGCAAAGGGCTGCACGCCCCCCTCAGCTCGGAGGATCAGGCGGCCGCCGCCGAGGTCCTGGCCCGTATGCCGCTCTTCGAGGGGCTGCCGCACGAGGTGCTGAGCACCATCGCCAGCCGGCTGTTGCTGCTCCACATGCCGGCCGGCGAGATCATCTTCTCCGAGGGCTCCCGCTCCGACGCCATGTATCTGGTGGAATCGGGCGAGGTAGAGCTTCTGCAGACCTCCGGGCAACGGCAGGAGGCGTTGGCCCGCATCGGGCCCGGAGGCTTCTTCGGCGAGATGGCGTTGCTCACCGGGCGACCCCGCTCTGCGACGGCGATGGCGACGCAGCCGACCAACCTCTGGGTGCTCTATCGCAACGAGTTCGAATCCCTGGTCGTCCGCCATCCGGCCATCGCCACAGCGGTCAGCCGCGGCCTCTCGGAACGACTGGCGGAGGCGGGAGAGGCTCACGTGGAGCGGCACCTCCGTCACATCCGCCTGCTGCAAGGGCTACCCCAGGAGGCCCTGCGGGAGATCGCGGAGTTCCTGCGTCCGATGCGCTATCGTCAGGACGAGATCATCTACCGCCAGGGCGATCCCCCGGACTTCCTCTACCTGATCGAATCCGGGCGCGTCGTCCTCCTGATGGAGGAGAACGGCGCGGAGGTGCCGGTGGCGACGCTGGATGCCGGCGATTTCTTCGGAGAGCGCGCCGTGCTCGCCGAGGAGCGCCGGATCACCAGCGCGCAGGCGGCGACGGACGTGGATGTGTGGCTGCTCCGTCCCAGCGACTTCGAGATGCTCTCCGCTCGATATCCGAAGCTGGCGCTCAACCTGAGTCGCGGCCTGGCCTCCCGCCTGAGCGAGCGCGGGGCGCAACCAGCGGAGCCGCCCCCCGCCCGGGAAAGCGCCGCCATGGCGGCCACCCGGACATCCCCGGCCGTCACCGCTGCGGCCCCCACGCCACGCCCCGTCTCCCCAACGCGGCCTCGAGCCGACCGAGCGCGACCGCGCCGCCAGCCGAGGCCCCGCCTGGAGATCGACGGTGTGGCGAGCTGGTTCCGATCGCTGAGCCTGAGCGCGAAGATCCGGCTGGCGGTGGTCCTGATCCTGCTCGCCTGGCTCCTGGGGGTGGCCGCACCATCCGTGTTGATCAGCACGGTGGGCTACGCCAGCTCGGCGCTAAACAGCATCGGCAATGTGGCTAACCCGCCGGTGGATCCCGTCAACGAGGAGATCCAGGCCATCGCGATGGCCCCGACGACGGAGGAACTGGCGGAGCCGACGGCCACATACACGCCGCTGCCCACGGATACACCGGTGCCTACGGACACGCCGACGCCCACACCGACGCCCACGAACACGCCGACGGCCACGCCGACGCCGATCCCGACGAACACGCCCACGCCGCGGCCCACTCGTCCGAAGCCGCGTCCGACCCCGACGCCCGAGCCGCGAGCGGCAGCCGCGGCCATCAGCTGGGACGGCCGGCTGGATCAGCTCGGCGTGGGACTGCGGCCGGCCAATGTGGCGCCCGGGCAGCCTTACTGGCGGCTCATCGAGGCGCGATGGGCGGATGAGCGGGAATCCGAGGGGCGGCATCACATCTTCGTGAACGTCCTGGACGAGGCTGGCAACCGCATCGTCGGCCAGCCGATCCGAATCGCCTGGCGTGATGGGTCCGTCATCGGGAAGACGGAAGACAAACCGCCAACGGAGTACTCATACAACTTCCAGATGTACGCCGCAGGCAACTCATATGACGTCTCCATCGAGGGGTTGCCCAGCGACACCGTCACCGGCATGGGGCTGGGAGATATCGCCCGCCGCACCTGGAAGATCCATACGAGCTTCTATCTGACGTTCCAACGGGCGGTTCGGTAAAGCAACCCCTGAAGCCGTTCGATCTTCATCCGGATACAGAACCTATGAGGCCGGGAGCGTGCTCCCGGCCTCGCCGCGTTCACAATCGGACGGTCATTGACCATTCCCGTGTAAACTGGTATCATGCGGCCACCCATTTCTACACGCCATTCCAATTTTGAGGAGGACAGAATGCTCACGCCATTCCGTAACGAACCCCTGACCGACTTCTCGCAGCCGGAGAACGTTCAGGCCTTCCAGGCCGCGCTGGAGAAAGTGGGCTCAGAACTGGGACAAACCTACCCGATCATCATCGGGGGAGAGCGGATAGAGACATCAGAGACCTTCGATTCCATCAATCCCGCCAACCCATCTCAGGTGATAGGCCGCTTCGCCAAGGCCGATGCGGATCTGGCCCGACGTGCTGTGGAAGTCGCCGCTGAGGCGTTTGAGACATGGAAGCGCATACCGCCCGAGGTGCGCGCCCGCTACCTGCTCAAGGCGGCTGCCATCATGCGAGCGCGCAAGCACGAGTTCAGCGCCTGGATGGTGTACGAGGTGGGGAAATCCTGGGTGGAGGCCGACGCGGACACGGCGGAGGCCATCGACATGCTCGAATTCTACGCCCGGGAGATGATCCGCCTGGGCGGATCCCAGCCCGTAGTCCCATATCCCGGCCGAGAGGCGGACCTGCTCTACATCCCATTGGGGGTCGGCGCGGTGATCCCCCCGTGGAACTTCCCCAACGCGATCATGACGGGCATGACCTCCGCCTCATTGGTGACGGGCAACACCGTCGTCCTGAAGCCTGCCAGCACCGCCCCCACCATCGCCTACAAACTGGTGGAAATCTTCAACGAGGAGCTGTTATTGCCTCCGGGCGTTCTGAATTTCCTCCCCGGCCCCGGAAGCGTCATCGGCGATGTCCTGGTCACCCATCCCAAGACCCGGTTCATCTCCTTCACCGGTTCCAAAGAGGTCGGATTGCGCATCCACGAACTGGCGGCCAAACCGCAGCCGGGTCAGATATGGATCAAGCGGACGATCCTGGAGATGGGCGGAAAGGACGCGGTGGTAGTGGACGAGACCGCCGACCTGGATGCCGCCGCGGAGGGAATCGTCGTCTCCGCGTTCGGATATCAGGGGCAGAAGTGCTCGGCCGGCTCACGCGCCATCCTGGTGGACAGCATCTACGACTCACTGCTGGAGCGGGTTGTGGAACGAGCGCGCAAGATCACTGTCGGCCCGACGGTCGACCAGTCCAACTGGATGGGGCCGGTCATCGATCAGGCGGCCTTCAATAAGATCATGGACTATATCGAGATCGGCCACGATGAGGGGAAACTGGTGTTGGGCGGTCACGCCATCAACACGCCCGAGGGCGGTTATTTCATCGAGCCCACCATCTTCGCCGATGTGGATCGAAACGCCCGCATCGCGCAGGAGGAGATCTTCGGCCCCGTGCTGTCCGTCATCCGGGCCCGCGATTTCGACGATGCGCTGGAGATCGCCAACGGCACCGAGTACGGCCTGACTGGCGCCCTCTTCAGCCGGGATCGCCTGCGGCTGGAGCGTGCCCGTCACGAGTTCCACGTCGGGAACCTGTACTTCAACCGCAAGTGCACCGGCGCCCTGGTCGGCGTGGAGCCATTCGGCGGATTCAATATGAGCGGAACGGACTCGAAGGCGGGCGGCAGCGATTACCTGCTGCTCTTCATGCAGGCGAAGTCCATCAGCGAGCTGCTCTAACCCACGGCCGCTATCCCACTCGCAAAAAGACATATGCCGAGCGGACGATCCGCTCGGCATATATATTTCTCCGCCGTCCCTCAGGTCTCACCGGCGCAGGAAACGCCGCTCCAGCTCCTCCAGGCTCAGGGTGATGAAGGCCGGACGTCCATGTGGACAGACGGCCGGGGACCAGTGTGCAGCCATCTCGTCGACCAGCTTCTGCATCTGGTCGAAGGAGAGGATATCGCCAGCCTTGATGGCGGCCGTGCAGGCCGCTCGCGCCGCCAGCGTCTCCCGCAACGCGGTTGCGTCGGACCACCTCCGGGAGGCGATCTCTTCGATCAGGGCGGTGATCAGGTCGGCCAACGGCACCCGTGCCAGGGAGACCGGAAGGGATCGCAGGATCAACACGTCCTTGCCGAACGGCTCGATCTCAATGCCCAGATCGGCCAACACGTCCAGATGCTCGGAGAGCACGGCCGCCTCACGCGAGGTGATGGGTAGGCGGAAGGGCGGGCTCACCTCCTGGCGATGTTCCCCGCGCAGCAACCGCTCGAAGAGGATGGCCTCATGCGCCGCGTGGGGATCGACGACCACCAGCCCCTCCGGCGATTGGGCCAGGATGTAGCTGTTGTGCAACTGCCCCACCGCCCGCAGCGGGGAATCGGCGTGATAGCCCGGGCCGACCTCGCGAAGCTGCTCATACGCGGTATCCTGGGTGTACTCCCCGAAAGGCCACTCCATCGCGCTGGGCGTGCCATCCCGAGGGAACGGGTTCAACGCCTCCTCCACCGCCTGCGAGAGCGCCCAATAGATGGACCGTTCATGCATGAATCGCACCTCTGCCTTGGTGGGATGCACGTTCACATCCACATAGACCGGATCCATGTCGATGAACACGACGGCCATGGGATGGCGGCCGAAGGGCAGCCGCCCCTCGTAGGGGCGCTCCAGAGCGATGGCCAACAGCCCCGAACGGACGGGACGTCCGTTGACGTAGAAATGCTGGGCCTGACGGCGCGCCCGGCCCAGGGAGGGGCGGGAGATGATCCCGTGCACCCGGAGATCGGCGGCCGTCCACTGCAAGGAGACGCTCTCCTCCGCGAACTCTCGGCCCAGGCAGACGGCGACCCGCTCCTGTAGCGTCCCGGCCGGAGCGACCAGCGTCTCCCGGCCATCCGCGGAGAAACGGAAGGCGACGCGCGGGTAAGCCAACGCGTAGCGCACCACGGTATTCCGACACAGCTCCGCCTCGCGCAGCGGGGACTTCAGAAACTTGCGTCGAGCCGGGGCGTTGTAGTACAGGTTGGTGACGGTGACACTACACCCGGCCGGGGAGGCAGCCGGCTCAACGGTGGTACGGCCATCCTGCACGGTGGCGTGAGTGCCCTCGAGCTCCTCTCGGGCGCGCGTGCGTAGGTCCACACGGCTGACGGCCGCGATGGCGGCCAGGGCCTCGCCGCGAAAGCCCAAAGTGCGCACGCGGTGGAGATCGGACACGGAGGCGATCTTGGATGTCGCGAAGCGCTGGAAGGCCAGCGGCACATCCTCCCGCCGGATCCCCGTCCCATCGTCGGATACCCGGATCATCTCCAGCCCGCCTTGGCGGATCTCCACCGAGATGGCGGTGGCCCCGGCATCCAGGGAGTTCTCGATCAGCTCCTTCACGACGGAGGCCGGTCGTTCGATGACCTCTCCGGCCGCGATGCGCTCAGAGACGCTGGGATCCAGAACTCGGATACGAGCAGCTTCTGATTCCGTCATGACCTACGCACTCTCCTCAAACGGGATTATGGAGCACACGAGATCGAGGGGCGGTCGCGCGCGCCCGCTCGATGACGCCCAGGATGCGCTCATTCCACGACGTCCATCCATCCCCACTCGGTGGGAAGCTGCACCGGGGAGACGTCCGTCTCCTCCTCCGGGATGGCGCCGCGATCCGCGCTATCTATGGCACTCCTCGCCCCCTCCTCCGTCGGCAAGGCGATCACCTCCTCCCGACGCAATCCGTCGGGGCCGGCGCCCAGGGCCATAGAGATGGTGCGGCGCAGCGTCTTCACCATCCGCTGCATCGGGAGATCGCTGTGCATCTTGGCGAACGCGGCCACGGCCACATCGGGTTGAGGTGGCTCCTCCAGCCCATAGTGCGAACGCAGTTCCTCCCGATGATGGGTGATCCAGAGGTACAGATCCGCCTCCGTACGCTCGGGGAACTCCCGCATCACCCCCAGCTCCCGGATCTTGCGAACGATGGGCATGTACACGTTATCGTACCAGGAGGCGACCGCCTCCTCGTAGGGCACCTCCCCCTTCCGCTCCAGGCCGAGGTAGTAACGATGGACGTCGATGTGCTCCTTCAGTGACGAGTATCGGCCGGACTCGGTCAGCCGTACGTCCGCCCCCGGACGGATCTCGTCCAGCTTCGTCTGTTGCAGAAACTCGCGATACTCCACCTGTCGGATCAAGTCCTCCAGGTCGGTGCTCGTGGTGACCGTGATCCCCTCAGGGAGCGGGATCTCCGTCACATACGCCTCGATCTCCTTCAGGCCGCTGGCGCGCGCGACGGATACCCGATGGTTTCCATCCTTAACGAAGTACACCTCGCCAACCTGGTATACTTCGATAGGGGGCAGCACCTCCAGGCGGTCCATGGCAGCGTGGATATTGACCCAACGCTGACGGCTGCTGCCCGCGCGGGGCAGGAAGGCCCGAGTGAAATCCCGATACCGCCCCACGCTGCCGACGATCCGATCCAGGGGGATCATTTGTGTGCCGCGATCCACCTGCTGGTGCGCGCGCAGAATCCGCTGCACTTCATCGAAGGGTAGCAAGGCCGCCGAACGCCCTCTGATCGGAGCGAGCAACTCCTCCACAACGGCGCGTCGGGAGGCCTTCTCGAACTCCTGCTGTGACGCGAACCGGGAGAACGTGTTATCGCCTGGCATCATGCCCCCTGGGGTTAAGCACCCCCCTACGGAGGATCCTCCTCACCTATCAGGATATGCGCCTGCGCTCGCGAGCATCACACGCCGAGCCCTCGCCGCACACTCTTGAGAGATGAACATCCTCTATATAAGGAAGCTCCCTCTTCTTTATGTTAGCATACTCAGTGCGCCATGTCCAACGGGAGCCACCACGAAGAGAATCCCCTTCAGAATGTGAGGCCCTTCCTCGCTGTGGCTACGCGCAGGGCCGCCGGCCGGAGGAAAGGGAAATGAACTTCACATCCGGCTCAACGCCCGGGAGGTGCTTGTTTCCCCTTGGGAAAAATCCGATCCGTGTGCTAGAATAGCATCCAGCAGGTGCACTGTATCGGCAGAGGAGCGAAACATGCCAGGGCCTACCATCGCAGTGATCGTGCCTACCTACAACGAACGGGAAAACCTGCCAGATCTGGTGGAGAGGATCCTGGCGGTCCCCCTGGATATCCAAGTGATCGTGATCGATGACAATTCCCCGGACGGCACGGGGCAGATAGCGGATCAGCTGGCGGTGGAAACCCAACGCGTCAGCGTGATCCATCGGCCGAGGAAGCAGGGATTGGGCACAGCTTACGCCGCGGGATTCCAACGAGCCCTGGGCCTGGGGGCGGAACGCATCCTCACCATGGATGCGGATTTCTCACATGATCCCCGATATATCCCGGCACTCGTGGAGTGCACAGAGACGTGTGATCTGGCCATCGGCTCGCGGTACGTGCCCGGAGGCGCGGTGCGGCTGTGGGGATGGGAGCGGCGGCTGCTGAGCTGGGGGGCGAACGTCATCGCCCGGCT
Coding sequences within it:
- a CDS encoding ParB N-terminal domain-containing protein, with amino-acid sequence MMPGDNTFSRFASQQEFEKASRRAVVEELLAPIRGRSAALLPFDEVQRILRAHQQVDRGTQMIPLDRIVGSVGRYRDFTRAFLPRAGSSRQRWVNIHAAMDRLEVLPPIEVYQVGEVYFVKDGNHRVSVARASGLKEIEAYVTEIPLPEGITVTTSTDLEDLIRQVEYREFLQQTKLDEIRPGADVRLTESGRYSSLKEHIDVHRYYLGLERKGEVPYEEAVASWYDNVYMPIVRKIRELGVMREFPERTEADLYLWITHHREELRSHYGLEEPPQPDVAVAAFAKMHSDLPMQRMVKTLRRTISMALGAGPDGLRREEVIALPTEEGARSAIDSADRGAIPEEETDVSPVQLPTEWGWMDVVE
- the mutL gene encoding DNA mismatch repair endonuclease MutL, which produces MTESEAARIRVLDPSVSERIAAGEVIERPASVVKELIENSLDAGATAISVEIRQGGLEMIRVSDDGTGIRREDVPLAFQRFATSKIASVSDLHRVRTLGFRGEALAAIAAVSRVDLRTRAREELEGTHATVQDGRTTVEPAASPAGCSVTVTNLYYNAPARRKFLKSPLREAELCRNTVVRYALAYPRVAFRFSADGRETLVAPAGTLQERVAVCLGREFAEESVSLQWTAADLRVHGIISRPSLGRARRQAQHFYVNGRPVRSGLLAIALERPYEGRLPFGRHPMAVVFIDMDPVYVDVNVHPTKAEVRFMHERSIYWALSQAVEEALNPFPRDGTPSAMEWPFGEYTQDTAYEQLREVGPGYHADSPLRAVGQLHNSYILAQSPEGLVVVDPHAAHEAILFERLLRGEHRQEVSPPFRLPITSREAAVLSEHLDVLADLGIEIEPFGKDVLILRSLPVSLARVPLADLITALIEEIASRRWSDATALRETLAARAACTAAIKAGDILSFDQMQKLVDEMAAHWSPAVCPHGRPAFITLSLEELERRFLRR
- a CDS encoding polyprenol monophosphomannose synthase encodes the protein MPGPTIAVIVPTYNERENLPDLVERILAVPLDIQVIVIDDNSPDGTGQIADQLAVETQRVSVIHRPRKQGLGTAYAAGFQRALGLGAERILTMDADFSHDPRYIPALVECTETCDLAIGSRYVPGGAVRLWGWERRLLSWGANVIARLALGLHVRDCTSGFRCYRSEALQAIPLETIKADGYSYLIEMLFQCQLMGLKIGEIPIIFADRRRGASKISRQEIIKAGFTVLRLAWRRLRPLMPTPSIAHLGQKQGG
- a CDS encoding SH3 domain-containing protein, producing the protein MASKSLQLNPWLLLLSLSLALLIMTGCQRVEDGKDLSPAEKEAQAVQIAADFAQDADLEQAQTRLHALDVPNAEQWLAMLAERYIHEGKDDAATDHLVALSMALGVKTATMARYATARFTATPVATHASTSAPEVSPTFTFTPVPPTATPTPVLPTPTPTVTPIPQAVVQADVLNVRSGPSTDYPIVGRLAAGDAVTITGQNAAGTWWQVCCAGEKSGWIYGALAESQGETGDVPVVRDVPPPPPTPTPLPPTATPVPQPQVDFRVASTRLLSIQENGGCVGMHNIFVTVIDAAGAPLDGIQVGRVWVPDDIKVTGADGKGPGRVVFDLFKHGDQVRVLNFSSETTRPLEVEDEKIPIPELIGAGYCPDEAECRRLINENRLCRYHYSWEVIFQRTW
- a CDS encoding cyclic nucleotide-binding domain-containing protein, with translation MNARILKETPLFSLLSEPDLERIAERLQPQELAQGEHLFNIGDEARALYIVRSGWVRLVSSGGDVLASLGPGSVIGEADLFRGHPRSTGAIAATPLELWELSDDDLTELITQHPPLGVALSRAFGGHVVQMEAYLTSRLHHVAGLEEVNEDDLAALARLLEPVDVPSGQVLFQAGDRPEALFIIESGKITLLPGEQGGEPKTLSEGQLFGEMALLTNKPHFYGAQAATDALLWMLGRDEFQMLIHRHSGLARALSKGLHAPLSSEDQAAAAEVLARMPLFEGLPHEVLSTIASRLLLLHMPAGEIIFSEGSRSDAMYLVESGEVELLQTSGQRQEALARIGPGGFFGEMALLTGRPRSATAMATQPTNLWVLYRNEFESLVVRHPAIATAVSRGLSERLAEAGEAHVERHLRHIRLLQGLPQEALREIAEFLRPMRYRQDEIIYRQGDPPDFLYLIESGRVVLLMEENGAEVPVATLDAGDFFGERAVLAEERRITSAQAATDVDVWLLRPSDFEMLSARYPKLALNLSRGLASRLSERGAQPAEPPPARESAAMAATRTSPAVTAAAPTPRPVSPTRPRADRARPRRQPRPRLEIDGVASWFRSLSLSAKIRLAVVLILLAWLLGVAAPSVLISTVGYASSALNSIGNVANPPVDPVNEEIQAIAMAPTTEELAEPTATYTPLPTDTPVPTDTPTPTPTPTNTPTATPTPIPTNTPTPRPTRPKPRPTPTPEPRAAAAAISWDGRLDQLGVGLRPANVAPGQPYWRLIEARWADERESEGRHHIFVNVLDEAGNRIVGQPIRIAWRDGSVIGKTEDKPPTEYSYNFQMYAAGNSYDVSIEGLPSDTVTGMGLGDIARRTWKIHTSFYLTFQRAVR
- the pruA gene encoding L-glutamate gamma-semialdehyde dehydrogenase; translated protein: MLTPFRNEPLTDFSQPENVQAFQAALEKVGSELGQTYPIIIGGERIETSETFDSINPANPSQVIGRFAKADADLARRAVEVAAEAFETWKRIPPEVRARYLLKAAAIMRARKHEFSAWMVYEVGKSWVEADADTAEAIDMLEFYAREMIRLGGSQPVVPYPGREADLLYIPLGVGAVIPPWNFPNAIMTGMTSASLVTGNTVVLKPASTAPTIAYKLVEIFNEELLLPPGVLNFLPGPGSVIGDVLVTHPKTRFISFTGSKEVGLRIHELAAKPQPGQIWIKRTILEMGGKDAVVVDETADLDAAAEGIVVSAFGYQGQKCSAGSRAILVDSIYDSLLERVVERARKITVGPTVDQSNWMGPVIDQAAFNKIMDYIEIGHDEGKLVLGGHAINTPEGGYFIEPTIFADVDRNARIAQEEIFGPVLSVIRARDFDDALEIANGTEYGLTGALFSRDRLRLERARHEFHVGNLYFNRKCTGALVGVEPFGGFNMSGTDSKAGGSDYLLLFMQAKSISELL